TCCGGCGTTGAGTTTCTCTGTGGCGCTGTATGACGAGCACTGCGCGCAGCTCAATTTTCCCTATCACGTCGACGACCGTGAACCGCAACCCGAGGAGCCCGGGACTGTGACCGGGCGTCTTTGCAGCGAAGTGATTCGCAGCGGCTTGCCGATTCTGCTGACCCCGGATCAGGACAATCCGCCAGCGGGATTTGCGGCGCTGGTTGCGGCCCAGGATGCGCCCTGCTGGCTGGGCGTGCCATTAAGTTCGCAGAACAACGGCACTATTGGCGCGTTGATCGTTAAAAGCGTTCCGGGCGGCGAGCGTTACACCGAGCAAGACAAGGAGCTGCTGCAGTATGTTTGCGCTCAGGTCGCGACTGCTGTCGAGCGCAAGCAATTGCATGCCCGGCTCCAGCGCATGGCTCAGTACGACCAACTGACTCAGTTGCCCAATCGCGAATTACTGCGCGAACGCCTAAAAGCCTCGCTGGCACTGGCCCGAGCAGATTCCGGTCGAATGGCGTTGCTCTACGTCGACCTTGACCGCTTCAAGCAAGTCAACGATACCCACGGTCATGCGGTCGGCGACATGCTGCTGCAAGCGGTCGCCAATCGGCTCAAGGGCTGCGTGCGCGAAACCGACACGGTGGCGCGTATCGGCGGTGATGAATTTATCGTGTTATTACACAGCATCCACGCCTGTGAAGACGCCGAGAACGTGGCAGGAAAAATCCGCCAGGTACTGGTTCAGCCCCTACGCCTGGACGGGCACAACCTGAACATCCAACCGAGTATCGGTGTCGCGCGATATCCCGAGCATGGCACTGAAGAAAACCAGCTGTTCAGGCATGCCGATGACGCAATGTACACCGCCAAACGTCAGCATCACTTGCGTCTCGGGGCCTGAAAGTCCGTCACCGTTCGTCGCAGTGTTGCCAGTTTTTTTAAACCTTTTTGACGATGGAAATTCTTATTCTATGCGGGCGGCTGCTCGCTGCTCTCATCATCAAGAGGATG
The window above is part of the Pseudomonas sp. B21-048 genome. Proteins encoded here:
- a CDS encoding GGDEF domain-containing protein is translated as METRNSAPLASYIDLLLDAVCAVDKQGRFVFVSAACVRIFGYTPQELIGRPMIELVHPADRQRTLDAAREIMGGEPKLNFENRYLRKDGQVVHILWSARWSEVDQLRIAVARDITERKQAESRQATLYAISEAAHAAEDLLALFKRIHSIIGECLPALSFSVALYDEHCAQLNFPYHVDDREPQPEEPGTVTGRLCSEVIRSGLPILLTPDQDNPPAGFAALVAAQDAPCWLGVPLSSQNNGTIGALIVKSVPGGERYTEQDKELLQYVCAQVATAVERKQLHARLQRMAQYDQLTQLPNRELLRERLKASLALARADSGRMALLYVDLDRFKQVNDTHGHAVGDMLLQAVANRLKGCVRETDTVARIGGDEFIVLLHSIHACEDAENVAGKIRQVLVQPLRLDGHNLNIQPSIGVARYPEHGTEENQLFRHADDAMYTAKRQHHLRLGA